One genomic window of Salmo salar chromosome ssa12, Ssal_v3.1, whole genome shotgun sequence includes the following:
- the LOC123725390 gene encoding zinc finger protein 239-like, which translates to MSSLNYSSPAKEDNVCWAEKEALGLNIVVKEEEEDITVKGEEEAFRTIKEEDHVTVKENKKTFGVEEEIEALTVEEGEVEDFRIKKEEEEDVIVKEEEEPSRVKEEEEAISIKLEEEDVLGVKEEVETDQDLINTRERPHCHSDSRKSPSGEQDLETPKPVRPHQCSHCVKSFKWLCYLKEHERIHTGEKPFQCSQCGKSFTQLGSLKIHERSHTREKPYHCSHCENTFFSSGDLLKHKRTHSAERPYQCSQCGKSFIQLGNLKRHLRTHTGEKPYHCSYCEKIFTQLANLKRHERTHKGEKPFQCSQCEKSFREFGSMKRHERIHTGEKPYHCSQCEMRFSSSWCLKSHKRTHSGEKHFQCSQCVKSYTRLGDMKRHERTHTE; encoded by the exons ATGAGCTCACTAAACTACTCCTCCCCTGCTAAAGAAGATAATGTGTGCTGggcggagaaagaagctctggggctgaacattgtcgtgaaagaggaagaggaggatattaCAGTAAAAGGAGAGGAAGAAGCTTTCAGAACGATAAAGGAGGAAGATCATGTTACAgtcaaagaaaataaaaaaacatttggagTGGAAGAGGAGATAGAGGCTCTCACAGTGGAAGAGGGGGAGGTAGAAGATTTCAGAATAaaaaaggaagaggaggaggatgttatagtgaaagaagaggaagaaccttctagagtgaaagaggaagaggaggcgaTCTCAATAAAACTGGAGGAGGAAGACGTTttgggagtgaaagaggaggtggagacggatcaagatctgattaacacca GAGAGAGACCACACTGTCACTCTGACAGCaggaagagtccttcaggggaacAAGACCTAGAGACGCCCAAACCAGTGAGACCACACCAGTGTTCCCACTGTGTAAAGAGTTTTAAGTGGTTATGTTACCTAAAAGAACATGaacgaatacacacaggagaaaagcctttccaatgttcccagtgtggaaagagttttacccaattagggagcctgaaaatacatgagagatcacacacaagagagaaaccttaccactgttcccactgtgAAAATACTTTTTTCTCATCAGGGGACTTGCTAAAGCATAAAAGAACACACTCTGCCGAGAGGCCctaccaatgttcccagtgtggaaaaagTTTTATCCAGTTAGGGAACCTGAAAAGGCAtttgagaacacacacaggggagaagccctaCCACTGCTCATACTGTGAAAAGATATTTACCCAGCTAGCGAACTTAAAaaggcatgagaggacacacaaagGTGAAAaacctttccaatgttcccagtgtgaaaagagttttagagaatttgggagcatgaaaaggcatgagagaatacatacaggggagaaaccttaccactgctcccaatgTGAAATGAGATTTTCCTCATCATGGTGCCTAAAATCACACAAGAGGACACACTCAGGAGAGAAGCATTTCCAATGCTCTCAGTGTGTAAAGAGTTATACCCGGTTAGGGGACATGAAAagacatgagaggacacacacagaatga